The DNA segment AGTACCTTTATATGAGATCACTACTAATCTTAGCGTCACGACCAAGTTCCTATATCAGACAATTGTATTAATATAGTATTAGGCAGAGAATTGGCAAATGCATTTGCTTGGAAAACTCCCGACTCGCTTTTGCTAATTTTGCCAACATCACATCCCATCAATAATTAAGCTTATCTCTCAGACTATCTTGCGGTTTCCGAATAAGTGATCTAGAACGGGCGCCATTACTTATTTTGAGCTTCTTCTGTAGAAGAAACTAGATTGGACATACAATCAACCACACTTTCTACATAATTAGAATGCGCTTCCGAGAGCTTCTTTGCGTCGCCAAACTCTTGCCTTAACTCATCTAGGCTTTTTTTGGGGTCGCTAGCTTTATTGAGCTGCAACATCTTTGTATAGTTTTTATACGCTTGCCTACGCAATGGATCCAAAAAAAACAATCCCGGCATATTTGACGATGAAGTTTGGACTACGCATTTTGTCATCTTTTCGGGCGCTATTTTGTAGTCATTAATATCTTTATCTCCTTTCATCTGTTCCAACACCACATTTTGATATTCTTCCTTTTCCGCACACCCCACCAATAAAAATAACGCACAAACTAACATTACTTTCTTCATCTCTGTACTCTTAAACTCAAATATTCATTCCGATTAAAACATTGATTTATGTGTTCTATCAGAAATTTACTCCAAAAAAAACCCCCGCTATCTTTCAATAGCGGGGGTTTGTTTTTCAATCCTAAGTTTTTACAAACCTAGAACACTTTCAAATATTAGATGAAAGTTGGGATCAGCGGAGCGTCAACAGTTACCAATTGACGGTTGCCGTTTGCATCCCAGAAGAACAACAAGCCAGCAAAACGGCTGTCTGGGTCATAGATCAAGTCAGCCAGACGGTAAACTTCCCAAGCAGCATCAGAAGCGGTAACTTCGATAGTGCGGGTTTCACCTGGAGCCAGCGGGCTGTTATCGCTAACAGACAAGCCTTCTTCGGCCAACAAGTCATCAGGATAGTTGGTGTCGTCTTCGTGAACAGCAGGGTCCAAGAAGCGAACGCCAGCAGTGTTGAACTCACCCAAACGAATAGCAGAATCGCCATTGTTTGTAACGGTCAAGGTCATTTGCATTGCACGACCAGGAACACGATAGGTAGCATCATCAACTTTTACAGAAACAGTTGACTCAGGCATTTGGTAAGTTTTCATACCACGCAACAAACCAGCTTGCAACGGAGTAGTAACAGGGTATTTTTCATTAGTAGAAGCCATAGAAGCCGCTACGATTACCATGGTACCAACAGCGAACAACATACCGACTTTTTTGTCACCAGCTGAGATCAAAGAATCTGCTTTGCCAGTGCTTACAGCGATATGGCGTGGAACGAAGATAGGACGTTTGATCCAGAACAGCAACCATGCGAACGCAATTGCGAACCATACAGCGTGCCAGAAGTAAACGTTATCCAGAGCGTAGTTTTCCAAGTTGATGGTTTGACCAGTCAAAGTGGTTACTGGGTTTACGAACTCGCTCATAGAACCAGTTACAGTTACCCATTTACCAGGACCGATGATTGGACCACCGCCTTGTACGTTCATCATTGAGTGAACGTGCCAGTCGCCAGGACGACGAGCTTTCAACAGAACTTTAAACTCATAAACTTCACCGAGTTCCAAAGAAACTGAACGAGGAACCAGTTGACCACCGATCCAAGAACCAGCACGAATAAATACTGGACCAGGGATACCAACGTTCAAGAATGAAACTTCTGGTTTATCAACAGTTTCTGGCCAGCCTGCGAATACCAGGAATTTACCAGAAATTGTCATTGTATCGTTGACAGCCACTTCTTCTTTTGACCAGTTCAGGTCAAACCAGTGAATAGTACGCATACGCATGAACGCAGCCTGTGACTTTTCACCATGAGCAGATGCTGCTGGAGCGTAGAACATCGCTGTTGCCATTGCAACCAACAGTGCGACAAAGGACAGTTTTGCAACTTTGTCTTTTATTATTTTCATATTTCCTCCTCTATTACTAGAGAAATTAAATTAAGACTTTTTGACGGCGACATATTGCCGCCAAGTTCATTTTCTTACTACTTCAAATTAAGAAGCGTCGTCAGCGATGAAGTCAGTTTTAGCAAACCAACGACCGAAGAAGTGCCACAAGAAGTAGATGATGATAGAAACGAAACCGGAGAAGAACGCTGATACAGGAGCAACGTCTTTACCGAAAGTTCTTAATGTACCTTTCTCAACCATACGGATGTACTCAGGTGTACCGGTACGTACGTAGTGGTAACCTTGCAAGTCAGCCAAAGTCATCATCATGCCGTTGTATTCAACAGGAACGTGCAACGGAGCGATAACAGGCCAGTTGCCTGGGTAGAACAACAAACCGTATGCCAAACCACCGATTACAGCGGTCAGAGTCATGCTGTTGCCCAACATCAGAACCACGTCCAGAACGATAGCGCCTGGCAGCAGGTTAGATGGGAAGCAAATATTAACTGGGAAGTAAGTCCAACCCCAGAAGTTCATGTAACGGTTGATCCACTCACCCACCATCAGAGCAACTACAGACAGAGTTGCACCAACTGGCAAACGGTATCTCCACCACAAGCAAGCTTGAACAGCCGCAGGGAATGTAATAGAAACGATAGGAGCTACAGTAACCCACAGACGTCTATCTTTCCAGTCGGTCCAGAAGTCCCAGTCACCACCGGTCAACATGTAGTGAATGTGATAGCCACCCAGAACCGCGGTGAACAGTGTAAAAAGAATCATCCAGTCAAACGTACGGGAAACTTGAACCGCTTCCGCACGAGAACGTACAGCTGATTGAGATGCGCTCATTAGCTTACCTCCTAAAGAATTAAAATTATATTTTTTTCACTTCTCTTTATCCTACCGCCACCAGCTAAAGCAGCGGCAGGAAAGGAGATAGTATTTTACTTTTTAAAGATAAGCTATTAAGCCAGATCTTTTTTCAGCAATTTTGCAATTGCCATTACTTCGGTGTTCACAACACCCATTACAGCAAGAGCAGCCCAACCAAAGAATACGAAACCGTAGTGCAATGGAGCAACGAACAACTCTTCCATAAACCAGAATGTGTGACCCCACTCATTCAAACCTACGTTAGGCAGAATCATGAAAGGACCAATAACCGCAACCAAGTACATCAGGTGCAGACCTTCATGGTATGTAGGCAGTCTTGTTTTTGCATACATAAAAGAAGCTGAACCAGTGATGATGTAGATCGGGTATGACAGGTAGAATTCAATGATATGACTTGGAGTAAAGTCGGTATCACGAACGATAGTTTGGTGCCAAGTACCGTCTTGCTCGGTGAAGTAAGAAGCACCCCAGTAGATAGCCCAACCGTAGCAAACCAACCAAGTCCAGTGTGTGAAATGACGACGCAATTCTTCACGTGGAGTGATTGACATTACTTTGCGATCACGAGTTTTCCAGATATAGCCGTTGATACCAGCAAACAACAGTACTTCGATAACGATCTCGATGTACAGCATGTTCATCCAGTATGTTTCAAACTCAGGCGCGAAAGAGTCAAGACCAGCAGACCAGCCGTAAACACCTTCATACCAACGAATGAATGAATAAAAAACCAAGTACAGAGCAACGCCTGCCCACAGGTTTTTTTGATTTAAAAGCGGTGCTTCCGCAGCATCAGCCTTAACTGATTCAGTTGTAGCAGCCATTTCTACCTCCTAAAAGATTATCTAAATCCCCGATCGAATCGGGAGTTCTTTGTTTTTCCTTATTACCAGACTTCTTTCGAAGACACCCACGTCCCTCAAGGTGCGAGGCAGTCTACCACCTAGCAAATTGTTGTCAAGACAATTTCAATTTTTTCCGGCACTCACATCAATAGCCTCCTCAACTTAGCTCTCGATACACTATTTTGCGGCCTACACCTTATAAACGCAGGGGCGGTTTCAGCTTAAAAAGCGACTTATATGCATTCATTGATGGCTTATACGACTGTCTTTAGTGCTTTGGCTTATAGCCCATCGCTCTTGTAGTAGCTATCCTCCGTCCCGATAGAAGGCATTGTCTAAACCCCAAAGCCCCCGATGCCGAATTCACCACGCTAAGTGGCGAGCGAATTGTGCTCGGAGAATTGGGCGGTCAGCCAGTATTGATCACATTTTGGGCGACCGACTGCCGGGCCTGTATCGAAGAAATTCCGGATTTAATCGCTTTGCACCAACAATTCGCCCACAAGGGTTTGCAAATAATTGCGGTAGCGATGCCTTACGAGATTCCCAGCCGAGTAAAGCAGTTGAGCGAAATGCGGAAATTGCCGTATGCAGTAGCCTTGGATATCGAAGGCGTCCATGCGAGGGCCTTTGGAGATGTATCGTTGACGCCCAGCAGTTTTTTGATTGACCGGGAAAGGAATGTCGTTTCCCGGGTGGTTGGTCGATTCAATTTAGCGGACTGGCGAGCACGAATTGCCGCAATGTAGTCGAATTGAACGACTCTCTAGGCGGATTAGCAGCCTTACGTGTCCCGTACCTGGATTGAGCCATCGCATGGCGCACGCAGCTGTGAGAAGAGTCTAGGCAAAAAAAAGCCCGTCTGAGACGGGCTTTATGTTTAAGAGCTTGGCGATGACCTACTTTCACATGGCAACCTGCCACACTATCATCGGCGCTAAGCGGTTTCACTTCCGAGTTCGGGATGGGATCGGGTGGTTCACGCTTGCTATGTTCACCAAGCAAACTGGTTAGGCTGTTGTTGCAGCCGTCATGCACAGGTTTCAAGCTTATTCGCTTGCCGGCTTTCGCCGTTAACCTGTTTTTCATGGAAATCTGTAGCGAGTTTGTCGTTCTCAGTTTGTTATCAGCAGTCAACTGCTACCCAAACGCATTGGGTGTTATATGGTCAAGCCTCACGGGCAATTAGTACACGTTAGCTACGCCCATTACTGGACTTCCACACCGTGCCTATCAACGTCGTCGTCTCCAACGGCCCTTCAGGGGACTTAAAGTCCCAGTGAGATCTCATCTTGGGAGGGGCTTCCCGCTTAGATGCTTTCAGCGGTTATCCTGTCCGAACGTGGCTACCCGGCAATGCCATTGGCATGACAACCGGAACACCAGAGGTTCGTCCACTTCGGTCCTCTCGTACTAGAAGCAGCTTCCCTCAAATCTCAAACGCCCACGGCAGATAGGGACCGAACTGTCTCACGACGTTCTGAACCCAGCTCGCGTACCACTTTAAATGGCGAACAGCCATACCCTTGGGACCTGCTTCAGCCCCAGGATGTGATGAGCCGACATCGAGGTGCCAAACACCGCCGTCGATATGAACTCTTGGGCGGTATCAGCCTGTTATCCCCGGCGTACCTTTTATCCGTTGAGCGATGGCCCTTCCATACAGAACCACCGGATCACTAAGACCTACTTTCGTACCTGCTCGACTTGTCCGTCTCGCAGTCAAGCACCCTTATGCCTTTGCACTCATTGCCTGATTTCCGACCAGGCTGAGGGTACCTTCGTGCTCCTCCGTTACTCTTTGGGAGGAGACCGCCCCAGTCAAACTACCCACCAGACACTGTCCCTAATCCAGATAATGGATCGAGGTTAGAACTCCAAACATACCAGGGTGGTATTTCAAGGATGGCTCCACAAGAACTGGCGTTCCTGCTTCACAGCCTCCCACCTATCCTACACAAGTAGGTTCAAAGTCCAGTGTCAAGCTATAGTAAAGGTGCACGGGGTCTTTCCGTCTAGCCGCGGGTACACTGCATCTTCACAGCGATTTCAATTTCACTGAGTCCCAGGTGGAGACAGTGTGGCCATCGTTACGCCATTCGTGCAGGTCGGAACTTACCCGACAAGGAATTTCGCTACCTTAGGACCGTTATAGTTACGGCCGCCGTTTACTGGGGCTTCGATCAAGAGCTTCTCCGAAGATAACCCCATCAATTAACCTTCCAGCACCGGGCAGGCGTCACACCCTATACGTCCACTTTCGTGTTTGCAGAGTGCTATGTTTTTGCTAAACAGTCGCAGCCACCGATTTTTTGCAACCGCCTTACGCTCCATCCGCGAGGGACTTAACTTATCAACGGCATACCTTCTCCCGAAGTTACGGTATCATTTTGCCTAGTTCCTTCACCTGGGTTCTCTCAAGCGCCTTAGAATTTTCATCCCACCCACCTGTGTCGGTTTAGGGTACGGCCACTAGTAACCTGAAGCTTAGAGGTTTTTCCTGGAAGCAGGGCATCTATCACTTCGCGTTTCTTTCGAGACACTCGTCATCACATCTCAGCATAAAGCACCCCGGATTTGCCTAAGGTACATGCCTACTTGCTTAAACGGCCACTTCCAACCGACCGCTGATATAGCCTTCTCCGTCACCCCATCGCAGTTACTACTGGTACAGGAATATTAACCTGTTTTCCATCGACTACGCATTTCTGCCTCGCCTTAGGTGCCGACTAACCCTGCGTCGATTAACGTTGCGCAGGAAACCTTGGGTTTACGGCGAGGGGGTTTTTCACCCCCTTTATCGTTACTTATGTCAGCATTCGCACTTCCGATACCTCCAGCCGACTTCTCAATCGACCTTCGCAGGCGTACGGAACGCTCCTCTACCACTCACGCAAAGCGTGAATCCGTAGCTTCGGTACTATGCTTAGCCCCGGTGAATCTTCCGCGCAGACCGACTCGACCAGTGAGCTATTACGCTTTCTTTAAAGGGTGGCTGCTTCTAAGCCAACCTCCTGGCTGTCTGTGCCTTTCCACATCGTTTCCCACTGAGCATAGATTTGGGGACCTTAGCTGACGGTCTGGGCTGTTTCCCTTTTCACGACGGACCTTATCACCCGCCGTGTGTCTCCCGTGCTGAAACTTGCTGGTATTCGGAGTTTGCATCGGGTTGGTAAGTCGGGATGACCCCCTAGCCGAAACAGTGCTCTACCCCCAGCAGTTATACACGAGGCGCTACCTAAATAGCTTTCGAGGAGAACCAGCTATCTCCGAGCTTGATTAGCCTTTCACTCCGATCCACAACTCATCCCCTACCTTTTCAACGGGAGTGGGTTCGGTCCTCCAGTGTGTGTTACCACACCTTCAACCTGGTCATGGATAGATCGCCCGGTTTCGGGTCTACACCTTGCGACTAAACGCCCTATTAAGACTCGGTTTCCCTACGCCTCCCCTATTCGGTTAAGCTTGCCACAAAATGTAAGTCGCTGACCCATTATACAAAAGGTACGCAGTCACCCCACGAAGGGGCTCCCACTGCTTGTACGCATACGGTTTCAGGTTCTATTTCACTCCGCTCTCCGCGGTTCTTTTCGCCTTTCCCTCACGGTACTGGTTCACTATCGGTCAGTAAGGAGTATTTAGCCTTGGAGGATGGTCCCCCCATATTCAGTCAACGTTTCACGTGCGCCGACCTACTCGATTTCATGCTGAAGACGTTTTCGTGTACGGGGCTATCACCCTGTATCGCCGGACTTTCCAGACCGTTCCACTAACGTCATCAACACTTAAGGGCTGGTCCCCGTTCGCTCGCCACTACTAAGGGAATCTCGGTTGATTTCTTTTCCTCCGGGTACTTAGATGTTTCAGTTCTCCGGGTTCGCTTCAGTGAGCTATGTATTCACTCAAAGATGACGAGGTTATCCTCGCCGGGTTTCCCCATTCAGACATCTCCGGATCACAGGCTGTTTGCCGCCTCCCCGAAGCTTTTCGCAGGCTACCACGTCTTTCATCGCCTCTTACTGCCTAGGCATCCACCGTATGCGCTTATTCACTTGACCATATAACCCGAATACGTCTGCTTTTACTTCGCTTCCGATTTTCATCTTCGGCTTCGTTAGGCTTACGATTTAAGTTATTTGTCAGCTGACATGTTCGCTGATGTTGCTTGAGAACGACTTGCTATTTACTTTCGGCGCTTATCTTTCGATAATCACTTCCGATAAACCGCAACTCGTTTCAGTTTTGATCGTTTCCGATCAAGACTTGGTTACAGATTTCCATATTGTTAAAGAGCGTATTGATCTAAGGATCAATTCTATAAAGCCTGTATTCAAGCATTATAGAGCTGATCGCCTTCACGGATACGTTGGACGCGGGCACTTGGCTTGCCTCTGGCGAGTGGTGGAGCCAGGGAGGATCGAACTCCCGACCTCCTGCGTGCAAGGCAGGCGCTCTCCCAGCTGAGCTATGGCCCCGAAAACAGTCAAAAGACTAAAGCCGAAATCGTCAAGATCAAAACAGCAATCCGACGAATGTCTTTTGCGTGTTCAGTTGCCTTGTTGCTTTCGTCTTGCTTTTCGCGTTGGTGGGTCTGGGAGGATTTGAACCTCCGACCTCACCCTTATCAGGGGTGCGCTCTAACCAACTGAGCTACAGACCCAGGTGCGTCTTTCAATCGAAATAATTTGTTGTGGATACGTGTAACGGGATTCTGTCTTTGTAAGGAGGTGATCCAGCCCCAGGTTCCCCTAGGGCTACCTTGTTACGACTTCACCCCAGTCATGAATCACAAAGTGGTAAGCGCCCTCCCGAAGGTTAAACTACCTACTTCTTTTGCAACCCACTCCCATGGTGTGACGGGCGGTGTGTACAAGGCCCGGGAACGTATTCACCGCGGCATTCTGATCCGCGATTACTAGCGATTCCGACTTCACGCAGTCGAGTTGCAGACTGCGATCCGGACTGGGACCGGCTTTGTGGGATTTGCTTGACCTCACGGTTTCGCTGCCCTCTGTACCGGCCATTGTAGCACGTGTGTAGCCCTACCCATAAGGGCCATGATGACTTGACGTCGTCCCCACCTTCCTCCGGTTTATCACCGGCAGTCTCCCTAGAGTTCCCGACATTACTCGCTGGCAACTAAGGATAAGGGTTGCGCTCGTTACGGGACTTAACCCAACATTTCACAACACGAGCTGACGACAGCCATGCAGCACCTGTCTCTCGGTTCCCGAAGGCACCAAGTCATCTCTGACAAGTTCCGAGGATGTCAAGGGTAGGTAAGGTTCTTCGCGTTGCATCGAATTAAACCACATGCTCCACCGCTTGTGCGGGCCCCCGTCAATTCATTTGAGTTTTAGCCTTGCGGCCGTACTCCCCAGGCGGTCAACTTAATACGTTAGCTCCACTACTAAGTTCTTTAAGAACCCAACAGTTAGTTGACATCGTTTACGGCGTGGACTACCAGGGTATCTAATCCTGTTTGCTACCCACGCTTTCGTACCTCAGCGTCAGTTTGAGTCCAGAGAGCCGCCTTCGCCACTGGTGTTCCTTCAGATCTCTACGCATTTCACCGCTACACCTGAAATTCCACTCTCCTCTACTCAACTCTAGTTATCCAGTATCAAATGCAGTTCCCAGGTTAAGCCCGGGGCTTTCACATCTGACTTAAACAACCGCCTACGCACGCTTTACGCCCAGTAATTCCGATTAACGCTTGCACCCTCCGTATTACCGCGGCTGCTGGCACGGAGTTAGCCGGTGCTTCTTGTATGGGTAATGTCAGTCTACCGGGTATTAACCGATAGGTATTCCTTCCCATTGAAAGTGCTTTACAACCCTCAGGCCTTCTTCACACACGCGGTATTGCTGGATCAGGCTTTCGCCCATTGTCCAATATTCCCCACTGCTGCCTCCCGTAGGAGTCTGGGCCGTGTCTCAGTCCCAGTGTGGCTGATCATCCTCTCAGACCAGCTACGGATCGTCGCCTTGGTAGGCCTTTACCCCACCAACTAGCTAATCCGACATAGGCTCATCTATTAGCGCAAGGCCCGAAGGTCCCCTGCTTTCATCCGTAGATCGTATGCGGTATTAGCGTGAGTTTCCCCACGTTGTCCCCCACTAATAGGCAGATTCCTATGCATTACTCACCCGTCCGCCACTCATCAAAGGTGCAAGCACCTTATCAGCGTTCGACTTGCATGTGTTAAGCATACCGCCAGCGTTCAATCTGAGCCATGATCAAACTCTTCAGTTTAATTTTGGTTTGTCGCTAAGAAAGATTAGCGACCAATCTTGACTCGATTACAGAACGTAATTTATAAGCTTAAATTGACGTGGTCTGTACCGATAATTTCTAACAGAAATCGATCGCTACACATACCCACACAAATTATTTCGATTCAGTTTGTTAAAGAGCCAGAGCGTTTCGCCCTGTTGAGCCGACATATTCTACAGCAATCAGAAGTCATGTCAACCACTTTTTTCAGCGACTTTCGATTCAAACCTCCAAATCAAAAGCCACCAACTTACCAACCCCAAAACAACAGAGCCAGCAAGCCCACCACCAACCCAGGATTTAACCTTCAAATCCCCAAGCCGTCAGCAGTGAAGAGCCGCTCATTCTAGCCACACCTCTCCACTCTGTCAACACATCAAATTCACTCTCGCGAATTTTCGGCGTTCTCTTGAGATTTTCTTGACCGAGGATGCGCGCTGTCGTAAATCTTTGCCAGATACTGGAAATCCAAATGCGTGTATATTTGAGTCGTTGCAACGCTGCTGTGTCCGAGCAACTCCTGAACAGCCCGGATATCCTGACTTGACTCTAAAAGATGACTAGCAAAAGAATGCCGCAGCATATGCGGATGAACATGCTCATCCAAACCTATTTTTTTACCCCACCGGCTCAACCGTAGCTGAACGGTACGCGGGGATAGCCTTCGCCCTGAAAATGATATAAACAGCGACGACTCAGAACAATCCGGGCGAACATTTAGCCAGCGATTGACCGCGACAATGGCGTTGGAACCAATCGGAACCAGCCTTTGCTTACCGCCTTTGCCGAAACGCACCAACAAAAACCCCGCCGCAAAGTCGACATCGGACAGATCCAACTTCACCAATTCGCTTAGCCTAAGCCCTGATGAGTAAAATAGTTCGAACATGGCAATATCCCGTATTTCATACACGGAATCAGCCGCTGCATCCAACATTCCCGACATCTGATCGACATCCAACACCTTAGGCAATCTTTTTGGAGCCTTGGGCGCCCGAATATGCAAAACAGGATTGGCCGCAACGTGTTTTCCTTTGAGCAAAAATCGGTAAAAGCTACGCAACGCTGCCAAATCTCGGCCGATGGTTTTGCTGCTGATTCGATCCTTATGCCTAGCCGAGACATATTGGCGCACTTCGCCCGGCTGCACATCAGCCCAACTCCGGATTTCTTTAGAACAACAAAAATTGGTAAACCGCGCCAAATCGCGCTGGTAATTGACAGCAGTATGCTCCGAAACCCTCTTTTCTTCGCGCAGATACCGTAAGAACAAGCCTACTAAGCTATGCGCAGCAGCATCCACAGCACTAATCCAGCTGCTGCAACAACGAAATCAACCGCGTCCCAATAATCTCGCTCATCTGAGTCAAAAATACGCTTCCCATACTGTAATGAAACCGACTTTCGTCGCGGCTACCAATAGCCAATAGACCTTCGAGCTGGGTAAACACCATTGGGATAATCGCACACGACTTGACTTCCATGGCCGCATCACCGAACAAAAAAGTCGCTTGCGCCAACGTCGGACGCCCGCATTTGGGCTGATTGGTCGCCAGTTCGTTGGCAAAATGTTTCAAGTTCGGTTCATCCGCCGTAACAAACAAATTACTGATTGGCGAATAGACGCCACCCCTGATAATTTTGATTCCGACAAAATCCGTCAGAAAACATTCTGACAACACATCGCTCAAGTTCGCAATCGCATCCTCCAGAGAATTCGCTTCCAACATAGCCAGTGTCAACTCATGCAT comes from the Methylomonas sp. EFPC3 genome and includes:
- the amoB gene encoding bacterial ammonia monooxygenase, subunit AmoB, with the protein product MKIIKDKVAKLSFVALLVAMATAMFYAPAASAHGEKSQAAFMRMRTIHWFDLNWSKEEVAVNDTMTISGKFLVFAGWPETVDKPEVSFLNVGIPGPVFIRAGSWIGGQLVPRSVSLELGEVYEFKVLLKARRPGDWHVHSMMNVQGGGPIIGPGKWVTVTGSMSEFVNPVTTLTGQTINLENYALDNVYFWHAVWFAIAFAWLLFWIKRPIFVPRHIAVSTGKADSLISAGDKKVGMLFAVGTMVIVAASMASTNEKYPVTTPLQAGLLRGMKTYQMPESTVSVKVDDATYRVPGRAMQMTLTVTNNGDSAIRLGEFNTAGVRFLDPAVHEDDTNYPDDLLAEEGLSVSDNSPLAPGETRTIEVTASDAAWEVYRLADLIYDPDSRFAGLLFFWDANGNRQLVTVDAPLIPTFI
- the amoA gene encoding bacterial ammonia monooxygenase, subunit AmoA, which translates into the protein MSASQSAVRSRAEAVQVSRTFDWMILFTLFTAVLGGYHIHYMLTGGDWDFWTDWKDRRLWVTVAPIVSITFPAAVQACLWWRYRLPVGATLSVVALMVGEWINRYMNFWGWTYFPVNICFPSNLLPGAIVLDVVLMLGNSMTLTAVIGGLAYGLLFYPGNWPVIAPLHVPVEYNGMMMTLADLQGYHYVRTGTPEYIRMVEKGTLRTFGKDVAPVSAFFSGFVSIIIYFLWHFFGRWFAKTDFIADDAS
- the amoC gene encoding bacterial ammonia monooxygenase, subunit AmoC; protein product: MAATTESVKADAAEAPLLNQKNLWAGVALYLVFYSFIRWYEGVYGWSAGLDSFAPEFETYWMNMLYIEIVIEVLLFAGINGYIWKTRDRKVMSITPREELRRHFTHWTWLVCYGWAIYWGASYFTEQDGTWHQTIVRDTDFTPSHIIEFYLSYPIYIITGSASFMYAKTRLPTYHEGLHLMYLVAVIGPFMILPNVGLNEWGHTFWFMEELFVAPLHYGFVFFGWAALAVMGVVNTEVMAIAKLLKKDLA
- a CDS encoding TlpA disulfide reductase family protein — its product is MLGELGGQPVLITFWATDCRACIEEIPDLIALHQQFAHKGLQIIAVAMPYEIPSRVKQLSEMRKLPYAVALDIEGVHARAFGDVSLTPSSFLIDRERNVVSRVVGRFNLADWRARIAAM
- the xerC gene encoding tyrosine recombinase XerC; translated protein: MDAAAHSLVGLFLRYLREEKRVSEHTAVNYQRDLARFTNFCCSKEIRSWADVQPGEVRQYVSARHKDRISSKTIGRDLAALRSFYRFLLKGKHVAANPVLHIRAPKAPKRLPKVLDVDQMSGMLDAAADSVYEIRDIAMFELFYSSGLRLSELVKLDLSDVDFAAGFLLVRFGKGGKQRLVPIGSNAIVAVNRWLNVRPDCSESSLFISFSGRRLSPRTVQLRLSRWGKKIGLDEHVHPHMLRHSFASHLLESSQDIRAVQELLGHSSVATTQIYTHLDFQYLAKIYDSAHPRSRKSQENAENSRE
- a CDS encoding DUF484 family protein; translation: MIDERRADITDALVVDYLRLHPDFFHHHLDLLEQMHIPHPSGNAISLISKQLEIFRVKHQEQESQLNALIDIARENDASFNRMHELTLAMLEANSLEDAIANLSDVLSECFLTDFVGIKIIRGGVYSPISNLFVTADEPNLKHFANELATNQPKCGRPTLAQATFLFGDAAMEVKSCAIIPMVFTQLEGLLAIGSRDESRFHYSMGSVFLTQMSEIIGTRLISLLQQLD